Proteins encoded together in one Phalacrocorax aristotelis chromosome 7, bGulAri2.1, whole genome shotgun sequence window:
- the LOC142059666 gene encoding serine palmitoyltransferase small subunit B-like: protein MDIKSMKYSLYWLYCQFELITCSYLMEPWEKLLFYTFNITMLVMVLYTAYVFVPVHVSTAFQFFLHLFGNQHENTVSVVK, encoded by the coding sequence ATGGATATTAAGAGCATGAAGTACTCTCTCTATTGGCTGTACTGCCAGTTTGAACTCATCACCTGCAGCTATCTCATGGAGCCCTGGGAAAAACTGCTCTTCTACACTTTCAACATTACTATGTTAGTTATGGTATTATACACTGCTTACGTCTTTGTCCCTGTCCACGTTAGCACAGCTTTTCAATTCTTCTTGCACTTATTTGGAAACCAAcatgaaaatactgtttctgtCGTGAAGTAA